One window of Solwaraspora sp. WMMA2056 genomic DNA carries:
- a CDS encoding nitroreductase yields the protein MDEPTTAGTQATTGAAATEDAGPDGAATTAGAEADRPIAAVLAQAAAAAGYAPSVHNTQPWRWRVRPDRLELYADRSRQLSATDPDGRLLVLSCGAALHHARIALAAQGWTAQVDRLPAGDGQDLLAVVRPTQRITVQPDVMRMVQAMQTRHTDRRPVSDEPLPVASVTAITAAGTTVRMQILSSDQVLQLAAAASRAEELESEDPQIRGELDYWTGLATPAGTGLPEQVLPASQAQTTVPGRDFGRVGTLPVGPGHDRAAVYALLFGDEDSPAGWLAAGEALSAAWLTATELGVSVVPLSGAIEVTATRQTLRGILAELGYPYLVLRLGIASADHAGPPHTPRMPTTQVVDTSEVHDTAP from the coding sequence ATGGACGAGCCGACCACCGCCGGGACCCAGGCCACCACCGGGGCCGCAGCGACCGAGGACGCCGGCCCGGACGGCGCTGCGACCACCGCCGGGGCCGAGGCCGACCGGCCGATCGCCGCCGTACTGGCGCAGGCCGCCGCCGCCGCGGGTTACGCGCCGTCGGTGCACAACACCCAGCCGTGGCGCTGGCGGGTCCGGCCGGACCGGCTCGAGCTGTACGCCGACCGCAGCCGTCAACTGTCGGCGACCGACCCGGACGGCCGGCTGCTGGTGCTCAGCTGCGGTGCGGCCCTGCACCACGCCCGCATCGCGCTGGCCGCCCAGGGGTGGACCGCGCAGGTGGACCGGTTGCCGGCCGGCGACGGCCAGGACCTGCTGGCGGTGGTGCGGCCCACCCAGCGCATCACGGTGCAGCCCGACGTGATGCGGATGGTCCAGGCGATGCAGACCCGGCACACCGACCGACGGCCGGTCAGCGACGAGCCACTGCCGGTCGCCTCGGTCACCGCGATCACCGCCGCCGGCACCACCGTACGGATGCAGATCCTCTCCTCCGACCAGGTGCTGCAACTGGCCGCGGCGGCCAGCCGCGCCGAGGAGCTGGAGTCCGAGGACCCGCAGATCCGGGGCGAACTCGACTACTGGACCGGGCTGGCCACCCCGGCCGGCACCGGACTGCCGGAGCAGGTCCTGCCGGCGAGCCAGGCGCAGACCACCGTCCCCGGACGCGACTTCGGCCGGGTCGGCACCCTGCCGGTCGGCCCAGGCCACGACCGGGCCGCCGTCTATGCGCTGCTCTTCGGCGACGAGGACTCCCCCGCCGGCTGGCTGGCCGCCGGCGAGGCGCTGTCGGCGGCCTGGCTGACCGCGACCGAGCTGGGCGTGTCGGTGGTGCCGTTGAGCGGCGCCATCGAGGTCACCGCCACCCGGCAGACCCTGCGCGGCATCCTGGCCGAGCTCGGCTACCCGTACCTGGTCCTGCGGTTGGGCATCGCCAGCGCCGACCACGCCGGTCCACCGCACACCCCCCGGATGCCGACCACGCAGGTCGTCGACACCAGCGAGGTCCACGACACCGCACCCTGA
- a CDS encoding universal stress protein — translation MDTQAPVLVGVDGSESAVRAARFAAREAALRHRPLRIVHAFAWPVMQAPMGLAPAVPPEDEIRRYTKEIVDEAAAAAAATAPQVPVTAQVIDGAAAPVLLAESRTAALVVLGDQGFGPISGALIGSVASQVATHAECPVLVARGSGAEDGPVIVGVDGSELSERAVDFAAEAASLRGADLLAVHTWTHPPSIGPGDMQPLVYDAAALRAEEEAVLAESVAGLRERHPELAVRQLSVEGRATKVLVDESSRGQLLVVGARGRGGFTGLLLGSVSNALLYRSDCPLAIVRVAKDKD, via the coding sequence ATGGACACCCAGGCACCCGTACTCGTCGGGGTGGACGGCTCCGAGTCCGCGGTGCGGGCCGCCCGGTTCGCCGCCCGGGAGGCCGCACTGCGGCACCGGCCGCTGCGGATCGTGCACGCCTTCGCCTGGCCGGTCATGCAGGCACCGATGGGCCTGGCCCCGGCGGTGCCACCGGAGGACGAGATCCGCCGGTACACCAAGGAGATCGTCGACGAGGCCGCGGCGGCCGCCGCCGCCACCGCGCCGCAGGTGCCGGTCACCGCCCAGGTGATCGACGGGGCGGCCGCCCCGGTGCTGCTGGCCGAATCACGCACGGCCGCCCTGGTGGTCCTCGGCGACCAGGGCTTCGGCCCGATCTCCGGCGCGCTGATCGGCTCCGTCGCCTCCCAGGTGGCCACCCACGCCGAGTGCCCGGTCCTGGTCGCCCGGGGCAGTGGCGCCGAGGACGGGCCGGTGATCGTCGGCGTCGACGGCTCGGAACTGTCCGAACGGGCCGTCGATTTCGCCGCCGAGGCCGCCAGCCTGCGCGGTGCCGACCTGCTCGCCGTGCACACCTGGACCCATCCGCCGTCGATCGGCCCCGGCGACATGCAGCCGCTGGTCTACGACGCGGCGGCGCTGCGCGCCGAGGAGGAGGCGGTGCTCGCCGAGTCGGTCGCCGGGCTGCGCGAGCGGCACCCCGAGCTGGCCGTACGGCAGTTGTCCGTCGAGGGCCGCGCCACCAAGGTGCTGGTCGACGAGTCGTCCCGGGGGCAGTTGCTGGTCGTCGGCGCGCGCGGCCGGGGCGGCTTCACCGGTCTGCTACTCGGCTCGGTGAGCAACGCGCTGCTGTACCGCAGCGACTGCCCGCTGGCGATCGTCCGGGTCGCCAAGGACAAGGACTGA
- a CDS encoding cation-transporting P-type ATPase yields MSVDTRPAVDPGDGGPAGLDPAGLDAAEVARRGAAYGPNVVAGGAARVGLARRVARQLTDPLVALLLAAGVVTTALADYPDTAVILLVVVVNTAIGVVQEVRADRAIAALDRLAAPVARVRRDGVDQVVPAADLVPGDLVRVTAGDIVPADLTLTDAYRLQCDESMLTGESVPVRRGDAEPAHAGTVVVAGRATGVVARTGADSALGRIAALMRDTRPGPTPLQLRLTRLGRVLGATAVLLSGLVFLIGLGGGQPVADLAVTAVSLVVAAVPESLPAVVTLALALGAHRMAKVRAVPRRLHAVETLGSVTVVAADKTGTVTEGRMAVQRAVTGVGGYAVTGAGYQPYGRISRHLDGAGASAVDGAGTNHGGDGPVGVAPDDLRQLARAALLCNDAELRAPDDDSDDWRAVGDPPEAALVAFAGRVGLAADDVRRAWPRVAEHPFDQAHRRMTTVHRTCDGRYLTVCKGAPETVLTPEVTAADPDTLGRLLRHAHVLAGQGLRTLAVAAAVTTTPPDPAHPVGLRPLGLLGVGDPVRTDAPAVARTFAAAGIRLLLVTGDHPGTAAAIGGQLGIHSPGDPVATDPDGPAGARVFARIQPEQKLAVVATLQAQGHVVAMTGDGVNDGPALRRADIGVAMGTGSDVARQAADLVLVDDNLATVATAVGEGRRIYDNIRRFLRYALAGGAAELAVMLLGPLFGLALPLLPAQILWINLLTHGVPGVALGAEPAEPDVLRRPPRPPTESVLGAGLLAGVAAIGAAITAVTLAVGVVAYHSGRPWQTMIFVTLGLAQLGVALAVRARRPASGPGVRRANPALPVAVAAAAVLQLAGVYLGPLQALLGTEPLTLVELAGCTALAALPALVLHLSRSGNGGSSGPDSPHPAANRPAVEQT; encoded by the coding sequence GTGTCGGTTGACACCCGTCCCGCCGTCGACCCCGGCGACGGCGGCCCGGCGGGACTCGACCCGGCGGGACTCGACGCCGCCGAGGTCGCCCGCCGAGGTGCCGCGTACGGACCGAACGTGGTCGCCGGCGGGGCGGCCCGGGTCGGACTGGCCCGCCGGGTGGCCCGCCAGCTGACCGATCCGCTGGTCGCGCTCCTGCTCGCCGCCGGGGTGGTGACCACCGCGCTGGCGGACTACCCCGACACCGCCGTGATCCTGCTCGTGGTGGTGGTGAACACCGCCATCGGCGTGGTGCAGGAGGTACGGGCGGACCGGGCGATCGCCGCCCTCGACCGGTTGGCGGCACCGGTGGCCCGGGTCCGCCGCGACGGCGTCGACCAGGTGGTGCCGGCGGCGGACCTGGTCCCCGGGGATCTGGTGCGGGTCACCGCCGGGGACATCGTCCCGGCCGATCTGACCCTGACCGACGCCTACCGGTTGCAGTGCGACGAGTCCATGCTGACCGGCGAGTCGGTGCCGGTCCGCCGTGGCGACGCAGAGCCGGCCCACGCCGGCACCGTCGTGGTGGCCGGGCGGGCCACCGGGGTGGTGGCCCGCACCGGCGCGGACAGCGCGCTCGGCCGGATTGCCGCCCTGATGCGCGACACCCGGCCCGGACCGACCCCGCTGCAGCTGCGGCTGACCCGGCTCGGTCGGGTGCTCGGGGCGACCGCGGTTCTCCTGTCCGGTCTGGTGTTCCTGATCGGACTCGGTGGCGGCCAACCTGTCGCCGATCTGGCGGTGACCGCCGTCAGCCTGGTCGTCGCGGCGGTGCCCGAGTCGCTGCCGGCGGTGGTGACCCTGGCGCTGGCGCTCGGCGCGCACCGGATGGCGAAGGTCCGCGCGGTGCCGCGCCGGCTGCACGCCGTCGAGACCCTCGGGTCGGTGACGGTCGTCGCCGCCGACAAGACCGGCACCGTCACCGAGGGCCGGATGGCGGTGCAGCGGGCGGTCACCGGAGTCGGCGGGTACGCGGTCACCGGGGCCGGCTACCAGCCGTACGGTCGGATCAGCCGCCACCTCGACGGCGCCGGTGCCAGCGCTGTCGACGGCGCCGGCACCAACCACGGCGGCGACGGACCGGTCGGCGTCGCGCCGGACGATCTGCGACAGCTGGCCCGCGCCGCTCTGCTGTGCAACGACGCCGAACTGCGGGCACCCGACGACGACAGTGACGACTGGCGGGCGGTCGGAGATCCCCCGGAGGCGGCGCTGGTCGCCTTCGCCGGCCGGGTCGGACTGGCCGCCGACGACGTACGCCGGGCCTGGCCGCGCGTCGCCGAGCACCCGTTCGATCAGGCACACCGCCGGATGACCACGGTGCACCGCACCTGCGACGGCCGGTACCTGACCGTCTGCAAGGGTGCCCCGGAGACGGTGCTGACCCCCGAGGTCACCGCCGCCGACCCGGACACCCTCGGCAGGTTGCTGCGGCACGCGCATGTCCTGGCCGGGCAGGGGCTGCGGACGTTGGCGGTCGCGGCCGCCGTCACGACGACCCCGCCGGACCCGGCCCACCCCGTCGGGCTGCGGCCGCTGGGGCTGCTCGGCGTCGGAGACCCGGTCCGGACCGACGCTCCGGCCGTGGCGCGGACCTTCGCCGCCGCCGGGATACGGTTGCTGCTGGTCACCGGCGACCATCCGGGGACCGCCGCCGCCATCGGCGGCCAGCTGGGCATTCACTCGCCGGGTGACCCGGTCGCCACCGACCCGGACGGCCCGGCCGGCGCCCGGGTGTTCGCCCGCATCCAGCCGGAACAGAAACTGGCCGTCGTCGCCACGCTGCAGGCCCAGGGGCACGTGGTGGCGATGACCGGCGACGGCGTCAACGACGGGCCGGCGCTGCGGCGCGCCGACATCGGCGTGGCGATGGGCACCGGCAGTGACGTCGCCCGGCAGGCCGCCGATCTGGTGCTGGTCGACGACAACCTCGCCACGGTGGCTACGGCGGTCGGCGAAGGACGGCGCATCTACGACAACATCCGCCGGTTCCTGCGCTACGCCCTCGCCGGCGGCGCGGCCGAACTGGCGGTGATGCTGCTCGGGCCGTTGTTCGGGCTGGCGCTGCCGCTGCTGCCGGCACAGATCCTCTGGATCAACCTGCTCACCCACGGGGTTCCCGGTGTGGCACTGGGCGCCGAACCGGCCGAGCCGGACGTGCTGCGCCGGCCGCCGCGTCCGCCGACCGAATCGGTGCTCGGTGCCGGGCTGCTCGCCGGAGTCGCCGCGATCGGGGCGGCGATCACCGCCGTCACCCTTGCCGTCGGGGTCGTCGCGTACCACTCGGGCCGCCCCTGGCAGACGATGATCTTCGTCACGCTCGGCCTGGCACAGCTCGGTGTCGCCCTCGCCGTACGGGCCCGCCGGCCTGCCTCCGGTCCGGGCGTGCGCCGGGCCAATCCCGCCCTGCCGGTCGCGGTGGCCGCCGCCGCGGTGCTGCAACTCGCCGGGGTGTATCTCGGCCCGCTGCAGGCGCTGCTGGGCACTGAACCACTCACCCTGGTCGAGCTGGCCGGCTGCACCGCACTCGCGGCGCTGCCCGCACTGGTGTTACATCTGTCCCGGAGCGGGAACGGAGGTAGCTCGGGTCCGGATTCCCCGCACCCGGCCGCCAACCGACCGGCCGTGGAGCAGACCTGA